taTTCACTTGGCGCGATAAAAACCTTATGGAAGCCGGCCCGAATTACAGAAACAAAGCTCTCATGATTATTCCCCTTTAAATCTGCTTCAACGTTTTGAACAAGCAAATTCTTTTGTGTTCATATCAGATATTTTGTGCACGTTTTGAACGAAAGGTCAAAGTTGCATGGTATGGTCTACACTGTCAATCCACATGATTATTCCGTGTTCTTCACAAACACGCATTGTTTGCTACAAAGTATCTGGGTAATTTTGTTCTTGAATATAGTTTCATATAGTTTTTTGAAACAAGTCTTGTTAATAACATTGATTTCCAAGTGTTTTTGAATAAAAATGAGTGCTTTTGAATAGCATTTGAATAACATTGACGTTCAAACGCTTCAGCAATCATGTCCCATATAAGCAGACAGTCCGCAGGCCACAACACTTTACACCAGGCTGTTGCCCCTGGTGACTGTAGGCACCAGAAGTGAACAGGTACAACATGGACTAAACTTCTGCACCCACCCTACGCTTATATTTTCAGGAATTCACTCCACATTACTGCTGTAAACAGACACTGCTCTACTTGTGTAAGATCAGTAAATATTCAACACAAAATCAGTGCCAACAGTTGCAAAATCTGCACCACTGTCATCACACTTATTGCACAAGTTTTAATCTTTACGCAAAATCATATCAATAACGGAGAAACAGAGAATTCTATTTTAGGCAGTTCTGTTTTGGTAAAGTTGTGACATTTTGAACTTCCTTTAAGGGCTGTAGCCTGAGACAAAACCAAGATCTAGTCTAGTCAAGTATCAAGTCCAAAAGGGGATAAAATCCAAGGCCAAGATCAAGACCGGAAGATTTTGAGTattatttataaaataaaagGCATATCTCACTCAACAATGCTCACATTAACACTATTCATCAGTGTTTTTCAGcagaatattattatatatattatataacaaGAGCACTGGAGATATTCAGACTCGTCATTTTCTCAGTATTGTTTGAGACCATTTGTGTCAAGTCTCTCGGGGCGATATGAGACCTAAACAAATAGATGAGACGAGACCAGGGCCCGAGACAAACCGAGTCAGTGTCTGGGATGAGAGCAAGACTTTCAAAATGTGATTAGAACCAGACACCAAGACCAGATTAGAGTACTACAGTGCCACCTTGCCCCCTCTGTGTCCCTTCCCCTCTATCTAAGAATGGATCTCAGGCTGTGACAGTGAGATATGGCAGTATTTCTCGAGACGCACTGCTCTAGACGTTACAGACAAACTGCTATCCGCACTTATCTTCCCTCCGTTACAGAATACCTTGCTTGTAAATCAGCATTTGATGAGTAGAATACTGAGTATATGTTTTGTAGTACTCACGCGTGATGTGCTCAGTTCAGCGATGAGTTCTGGTCTGACATTTCGTAGGCTGTATGCACCGTagcatacagtcacacacacacacacacacacacacacacacacacacacacacacacacacaggaagttaGACTGCACTATGATCCTATCCTCCCTATGGTATATGTGCTGATGGATTACATAGAGTATACATAgtcagacatatacacacaacaatcacacacatacacagacacacacacaacagcagaaGGAGATAAACCATGTGTAACTCATGTAAGATTTACATGACGTAGGTTAATGTTACAAAATAAGAGAAACCTTAACTCTAGCAATGTCTacatacaatgttttttttactctttagTACAGCTGAATTTGGGCCATTGATGATCTTGTGTGATAGCAGAGTGTTAACAGGTGTTTTACTGTGTATTTCAGTGAGTGTGGTGCTGTACCGGTCTCAACACCTGTCTGCACCAGTTCTGGGGGATTTTCTGTACAACTGAACCGGTGTGTCAGAGCCACAGTTACTGTAAAAGCTTACTATGCAATTAAAGTAGAAAGATAACTTCTGATATTTACTGGAACGGGAGCAATAATCTTCAGAAATGGCTGATATATCCTTATCTTTTATTGAACAGGAAAAAAATCGGatcaaatttcaatacaattgTTCAATCCTTTCatttaaaacatacaaaaatagaaaaaaacagaacacaaaGTATACATAAAGTCTATAAAATACAgttgaaaacacagaaatacagaaaagtTGAAAATACATGGAATTCAACCGAATGTAATTGAAGATGCAAAGCGGTACATATTCATTTTACAATGCTGTGTATAATGTGCGAGTACATAATGATATAATAGGCTTAAAATGTTAATAGGCTCCATAAACTAAGCCTAAGTatgttgttgctgtttcatTCTGCAGCGGCTGCCTTTTGGTGCATTTGCATTCAGTTCACTGGTTGCATTGAGTGCAAAAGCTAAAAGTGCCCACATCATtacatttgatttttattttcatcaagAGCATTTGAAAGCCCATTTACATTCATGCCATATTCACTCTggggtcctctctctctctctccctcctccctctctccttcctctctatctctatctattcccctctctttcccctttctctcgctctctccgtccctctcttctcctctatctctcgtTCTTCAATCTGTCTTTTCATGTCACTCCATTAGCGCTGTTGCCGAGGGAGGCTTgatggcttctctctctgccgTCCTCGCGGCGGTGCTGCCGCAGCTGCCGCAGCTGCTGGGCTGTGAtaaagagggggaagaagacAAGTTTTCACACTAATTATTACACAATAATGAAGTACTTGGGAAGAGGCACGGTGTCTATGAAGGTCAAACAGTCGCTGACATAAAGTGAATAGGGCCTATTAGAAAGTATCTATAAAGTGAACAGAGATTATTAGAAAGTGGATAGAggcagggttttttttgtgagatAGAAGCTGGTTAAGAACATTTACCCGTTACACTGGCAGTAGTTCTTGGCCCTCAGCGGCTGCCTGATGCTCTTCAGCTTCCGGGCCTTTCGCTACGGGAGAAGAATCACGttttcattgattcattcactCCATCAGCCCATCTCCACTCATTCAGCCCTCTGATTGCGATTTGCAAAGCAGCATGTGAGGATTTCTCAGACAGTTTTCTGGAGTCTCTTTCCCAAGGGCGGAAGTAACTAATcacatttactcatgttactgtaattgagtagcttttttgtatACTTTTTGGAGTATTCCGTTGTagtaagtcagtaattttacttttacttaagtgtgtttttactgacatactgtactttgctacatttttaCTGCTACAAATTTTGCAGGCTCTCCTTGAGCACAattgtaaattggccaattgtggagccatttgcagtgaacagtcagcaaagaagagaatctggctttactttgtgtgtgcactttattttgtaatttctaatttttccaataaaaggaatctagtttgaactctgtccttgtaaaattgcattggaaagatcacatctaaaaatgtttctcttttctaaaacgcaactcagtaacttttactccaagtacattttaaaagacctactttttacttttacgtAAGTAGGATttcacaccagtacttttacgtCTAGTTAAGTAAAATaccagcaaagtaacagtacttctacttgagtaggacacttgagtactctttccaccactgctctGTCCTTACCCGCCTTCTTTTGATGCTCTGGTGCACGACAATGATAGAGATGATCAGCAGAACCAGCACCAGGCAGCCCACTCCCACTGCAACCCACATCCACAGGCTGAGCCCCAGCAACAGCCCTGACTTATCAGGCTGGGAGCCCTTGGCACGTGGTCGACCTATAAAAATGGAccgtgagagagagcaagaataacaataataagtCAAAGCCAAATCCAGCGAAGAATCGATCCAGGCAAGATGTGTGCAGAGTCAGACAGTTTAGGTCCAGGCGACACGCAAGCAGCTCTCATTGATCTGAGGAATGAAACTGTGATTTTGGAATGGAATAGTGAATCCCGGTTATACGTACATTTGTGGCAGGTTGGCGTAATGATGTCCTGTGGGCTTGAGGAAAGGGACGGTGTAGTAGTAGGTTTAGGCTCTGAAAGGGAAAACACACCACACATCAGTATCACCCTTAGTGCTTATAGGGTGGTCATGCATTATTCAGTTGTCAAATAATCCTTGAAAATAAATCGTACTATATGTTGTTTAGCTGCTTTAGCCAGCGGCCATATGGGGGAGCTTTTGTGGTTTTAAAGAGTATATGGAGTCAATGCAAGGACTTCGGTAGAAGCCAGTGTCCTACCTTTAACTTTGATGTCTAGGGTCTCCTTGTACGTCGCCCCGTCCCGAGAGAACTTACACGTCCAGGTGCCTGCGTCTGAGTTGGCTACAGGGTTGAGATGGACTGGTGATGGCCCTCCTGATCCTCCACCTGGCCTCTCCCACTCCACTGTAACTTCGGGGTCCGGCCCTTTTACCTGACACTGGAGCGCAGCCTCGCCGCCCAGCTGGAGATCAGCGGAGGGGCTGACCGAGACTGacgcagagaggggagagaggggggagagagaggatatggGGAGAATCACAAAGAGAAGGGCAGGCTGAGCTGAACTACCAATGAAGAATTCCTTCCGGACTCACATATCCGCCATTAGAAAAAAGTGATTAGATAAAATGATTGGAAGTGCAAAATGGTGCTTTTTGAAGGAGAGtgggtaacttaagtccttggttgacaaaatggcaacacttttacagactggatcctctacattatagagatattgaatgatgaacttcgggtgattctttttttttttttcatatatatgtaaacattgttttagaaataatacattttcacctttttcatTGAAGTGGCTTCCAACCTTTtaattttgtaaatgaattcttcttACTTAATTACATAGTGGCTTGGGCGAACCGATTCTTATGAGTAACACTGATCTGTGGTAGACTATTTCTTAAATCTTTGTAGTATCAGAATAATTGGTCAGGTAATATGTTTCTTCTCCCTCATTATTCACTTCAAagagtatttgcaaatacttttctTGGTTTGTTTTGATTAGGTGTCAGATAGGTTTGTCACGTAGGATAATATAACGAGTGCCAGCAACCAGACAAGTATTTATATAGGCCTTTGCGTATACCTTTCTGTGATTAACTGTGATTAATCTGCTGGGAACATGTTACTACCTGTGACCACAAAAAGTGTGTGGTAGTGAGGGTTCCCATCCGCAGTACAGATGAACAGTCCAGCATCTGCTTCCTCCACTTTAGAGATCTCCAGATCCCTATCCTGTATCAACTTTGACCTGTCATATATGGCAATTTTGCCTAAAGTAGAAAATAGATGTTAGGGTAATGAACAACAGTTATTGTTGTAACACAATATATTGTGCAGTATTTGTGTCAACAgactgtctctcttctcttgtctaCCTTTGCGCTCGCTGCCGCTCTTCACATTCCTGGACATAATCAAATCACTTCCACGTCTCCATTCCACTGTCCTACTAACGGTGCTGGCCCCACACTCGATCTTGGCACGCTTCCCTGGTTTCGTGTGGATCACGTtacctgcagctgaaagtgcGCCCAGCACTGAGGAGaggggatcacacacacacgcttcagTTATTATAACAGTCACGTGAGAATACAATGAGCTTTGTGTATTTAGACACTGACAAATTGATGGTTTTGCATGATATTCTTATGACTTTGGATGTAAGGTGAAAGGGCAAATTGTCAGGTTTAATTTCAGGCTGTCTTTAGGCATTTGGGAAGATTACCATCATGTTCATTTTTCATATGCAGATAAAAAATCTTAATGAAATGACTTCTTAAAGTGTCACAGACATTATCAGGATCTTCATATCTTATTGTCAACTCATTGTATACTTCCAAAACGTTTATTTTACATGATTATTTACAAGTGTGTTTCACAAGTATATTCACTCACCAAAGCCAAACCACACGATGCTCCTCATATCTGATATTGGATCTGAGAGGATGATGGGAGTGtgagtaacagtagtaataattTACATTTCTGTAATGACAAAATCACATTCTCATTTATCACAGCAGTTTATGGAGTGACGGAGAACATGTGATTCAGTTGTTTAATCCAGGATAGAGAATACCACACCGAGCTTCTGTTTGAGATGAACACCATGCCTCACCAAAGAACATGTGATCCCTAACCACCGAGCTACTTCACTAGCCtacttccttcctctgtctctctctttctctctccctctctttctctgtctctctctttctctctctcatattaaACAGATTTAAAACTTAGcttcagaaatgtaaaaaacagACCTGAAACGATGTCACTCTACTTGAGaaattcttttctctttttttatcccTTTTGTATTTAATTAAAGTCATCAATAATGCATGTTAAAATGCTTTGTAGGCCTATCCCTATTTTATCTGAGATGTGCATCAGATAACAAAAGCGCATTAAAGCAATAATTTTGGCGTGCAGTTTCTTCCAGCATAAGGGagaaaattcatattaa
The Centroberyx gerrardi isolate f3 chromosome 12, fCenGer3.hap1.cur.20231027, whole genome shotgun sequence genome window above contains:
- the LOC139919429 gene encoding neogenin-like, whose amino-acid sequence is MRSIVWFGFVLGALSAAGNVIHTKPGKRAKIECGASTVSRTVEWRRGSDLIMSRNVKSGSERKGKIAIYDRSKLIQDRDLEISKVEEADAGLFICTADGNPHYHTLFVVTVSVSPSADLQLGGEAALQCQVKGPDPEVTVEWERPGGGSGGPSPVHLNPVANSDAGTWTCKFSRDGATYKETLDIKVKEPKPTTTPSLSSSPQDIITPTCHKCRPRAKGSQPDKSGLLLGLSLWMWVAVGVGCLVLVLLIISIIVVHQSIKRRRRKARKLKSIRQPLRAKNYCQCNGPAAAAAAAAPPRGRQREKPSSLPRQQR